The genomic window AATATGGGGCAGGCGAGTTAAAACAAAGAAAAAGAAGGATTGAGATGCCAAAATCATGATAATCAAGAGCCAAGTCGGTAGGCTTGCTCCTCCAACTCGAACTAGAGAAGCCAAGAGTAGGGAAAAGGGAGCACAGTATATTCCTTCCTGTCCAAGCAAGGCCACTGGGAGTGGATCTTTCTTTAAGTCACTATAAATAAGGGGATAGAGATAGAAGGTCAAGACAAAACCAAAACTCAAGGTCGCATAGGCAATTTCAATGATACCGACAAGAGGATAGGTCAAGGCTGCTACTGCTATCCCCACATAGAGTACCGTCCAGCTAGGAGTCGCATTGACCCTCCGACCTGGACAGGCAAATTTGATGGTAAAAGTAGCAATCAAAGCCAAATCCAAGAGAAATGAAAACCACCAGGTCCCTTGTGCTACTATAGGAAGAGCAGGGAATACGCGAAAGACATAGGTCGATAAAATCATCCCAGCCATAGGAAAAGTGGCCATCCCAGATAAAAGAGGGGGCCTGGTCAATTCTTTCTTGGTTTCTTCCCAATTAAAAAGATGAACAACAAGAAAGAAAATCCACAACACTAGACCAGTCAGACTCAATAAATGCGACAGAACTGGCCAAGTATCTGCAATCAGATTTCCTGCACCTGCTAGACCTAATAAACAGCCAGAAAATACCAAGGGGAGCTTTTTCATCCGAGCCTCCAATAATCATGTTATTATTAGTATAGCATAAAAGCGCTTAAATGAGGACTTAAAAAACGAAGTTGGATATTCAAACTTCGTTTTTATTCTACTATTTTTTAACTCGTTGCTAAGATGTGGCGCAACTGAACAGCGCTTGGAGAAACAATCGGAAGAAATGCTCCTTCATTCCAACGACGAATAAAACCAGATGTTGATTTGCTAAAGTAGCCTCTACCTCCACCAGCTTGTAACTCTAATAGAAGACTTTGAGCAACCACATCCACAATGTCTATTCTTAACTGAAAGAGTTCACGCGGATTGGGAACGAAATAAGACCGGTCAGACAATCCCTGATAAAGAGCTTGCCGAATAGCCTCTAACTGCTCTACCTGATATTGCCATTCATCTGTTAATACACTTCGTTTCCCCAATTCTTTTTCTACTTCTGATAGAGAACGTTCAGCTAAACCAAAGGCTAAACCAAATTGGTAACCTAAAAAAGCGGGACGATTTTGAGTTAAAAATTCTTTAGCATTCTTGGATAGAATCCACTCTTCTTTTAAATGAACCCGATTAAAGGTCAAAGCAGCCGTGTTTCCTCCCTGAAGAGAAACAAATTCTAAGTCTTCCGAGCGACTAAAATTCTCTGCGTCCGATGGCACAGTCACCACATAGCTTTTACTTGGATCATCAGCAGAGCCTGCCACAAAAATAGTTAAGAAACGATTTCTACGGGCATTGGTTACCCATGGCAGTCGCCCTTTTAGATAAAATTGCCCATTTTCTTCGATGATATAAACATTCAGCTCTTCTAAATCAGATAAATACTTGACAGCATTAGACAGGGCGGTCGCGCCTGCATATTCACCGGACAAGAGCTTTTCCAGATAGTTTTCTTTCAAATAGGAATTCTCTGAATGGAGAATATTGTCAATTAGGGTACGTTGTCCCCAGGAAATGAAGGAGGCCGTCAAAGAATGTTGAGCAAGTTCTGCTAGGATATCAATGACATCATGATCACTTCCGCCTGAACCGCCGAGAGATTCTGGAACACCTACACGAAAAGCTCCTTCTGCTGCAATCCTTTCAATCAGTTGCTCTCCAGCCTCACAAGACTGTTTATCAATTTCATCAGCATGCTGGTCCAACCAGCTCAAAAACTCTTCGGAAAAAAATCCCATACTCTTTCCTCCTTTTATGCATAAGGTTGCAATTCTGGGTTAATAGGGGTATTGGCTAGGTTGTTAGCATAGTTGCAAAGGCTAGCAAGACTAACACCGAGAACCACATCCAAGGCATTTTGTTGTGTGTAGCCAGCTTCCAAAAATTCAGCCAAGGCTTCATCACCTACACGCCCTTTGGTATTGATGACCGCCAAGGTAAACTTAGCTAGAGTATCTAGTTTTGGATCTGTCTCGATTGGGGTACGGTTACGGAGGGCTTGGAGAAGATCATCATTCACCTGGATTTGTTTGATCGAAAAGGCAGTATGACCAGCGACACAAAAAGCACAACCATTGGTTACGGCAGCTGTGATTTGCACCACTTCACGTTCTACTGGTGTCAAGCTATTGCGACGGTTGATGGCTCCGACAGTTCGGTAGGCTTCAAGCGCGGTTGGGGCATTGGCCAAGAGACCGATTAGGTTGGGAATATAGCCATTGTTATCTTTTTGTACTGTTTCAAGAACTTCTTTCACTTCTGCTGGTGCTGATTCTACTGTGTGGATGGTAAATGTTGTCATAAGAAACCTCTTTTCATTTTATTGTCATTTAGTCTATCATAGAATTTTCCACCTGGATAATATATATTTTCAATCGCCTTGATAGGAAATGTCTATGAAATGAAAAAAATCACACTAAAAGTGTGATTGGGTTAGTGTTTAAAATACTTTTTAGTCTCAGCAATGACGACTGGTGATAAAACTAAGAGGGCAATCAAATTTGGCAAAGCCATCAAGGCATTGACGATATCAGCGATAATCCAGACCCTGTCCAGCTCGATAAACCCACCCAACAAGACCATGCTGACAAACACAATCCGATAAATCCAAATATAACGTACTCCAAAGAGAAACTCAAAACAGCGTTCTCCGTAGTAGTTCCATCCGAGAATCGTCGTAAAGGCAAAGAGTACAAGAAAGATGGTCAAAAGAGCAGGTCCAAAATGTGAAAAAACTGTTGAGAAGGCTGACTGAGTCAAGGCAACCCCATTTAAATCACCACTCCAAACACCAGTTACTAAGATTGTCATACCTGTAAGAGTACAGATTATCAAAGTATCAATAAAGGTTCCTGTCATGGAAATCAAGCCTTGCTCGACAGGCTCATTTGTCTTAGCCGCAGCAGCTGCAATGGGAGCTGAACCAAGACCAGATTCGTTAGAAAAGACTCCTCTCGCCACACCATTTTGGATAGCCATCCGAATGCTGGCACCGGCAAAGCCACCTACTGCAGCAGCTGGACTAAAGGCTGAAGTAAAGATGAGGGCAAGTGTAGCTGGGACCTTCTCGATATTAAAGAGAATAACTGTAAGAGTTCCCAGAATATAGACAATAGCCATAAAAGGAACCACTGCTGTCGAAACTTTTGATATGGATTTGAGGCCACCAAAGACGGCAATCCCTACAAAAATGGATAAAATCAGAGCCGTGATAGCTGGATCAACTTGGGCTGTATTTTGAATGGATTCTGTAATCGAATTGACTTGGGTAAAGGTACCAATCCCTAGAAGGGCTACCAATACACCCGCTAGGGCAAAGAAGATAGCAAGTGGACGCCACTTTTCTCCCATCCCCAAAAGGATGTAATGCATGGGTCCTCCAGCTACAGCTCCATTTGCATCCTTAGTGCGATATTTGATGGCCAGCAATCCTTCGGCATATTTGGTCGCCATCCCAAAGAAGGCTGCCATCCACATCCAAAAGAGGGCC from Streptococcus oralis includes these protein-coding regions:
- a CDS encoding TDT family transporter → MKKLPLVFSGCLLGLAGAGNLIADTWPVLSHLLSLTGLVLWIFFLVVHLFNWEETKKELTRPPLLSGMATFPMAGMILSTYVFRVFPALPIVAQGTWWFSFLLDLALIATFTIKFACPGRRVNATPSWTVLYVGIAVAALTYPLVGIIEIAYATLSFGFVLTFYLYPLIYSDLKKDPLPVALLGQEGIYCAPFSLLLASLVRVGGASLPTWLLIIMILASQSFFFFVLTRLPHILKRGFQPAFSALTFPTIITATSLKMAQGILKLPFLDYLVLAETVICLTILFFVLGAYLIWLRKKV
- a CDS encoding acyl-CoA dehydrogenase family protein codes for the protein MGFFSEEFLSWLDQHADEIDKQSCEAGEQLIERIAAEGAFRVGVPESLGGSGGSDHDVIDILAELAQHSLTASFISWGQRTLIDNILHSENSYLKENYLEKLLSGEYAGATALSNAVKYLSDLEELNVYIIEENGQFYLKGRLPWVTNARRNRFLTIFVAGSADDPSKSYVVTVPSDAENFSRSEDLEFVSLQGGNTAALTFNRVHLKEEWILSKNAKEFLTQNRPAFLGYQFGLAFGLAERSLSEVEKELGKRSVLTDEWQYQVEQLEAIRQALYQGLSDRSYFVPNPRELFQLRIDIVDVVAQSLLLELQAGGGRGYFSKSTSGFIRRWNEGAFLPIVSPSAVQLRHILATS
- a CDS encoding carboxymuconolactone decarboxylase family protein, whose translation is MTTFTIHTVESAPAEVKEVLETVQKDNNGYIPNLIGLLANAPTALEAYRTVGAINRRNSLTPVEREVVQITAAVTNGCAFCVAGHTAFSIKQIQVNDDLLQALRNRTPIETDPKLDTLAKFTLAVINTKGRVGDEALAEFLEAGYTQQNALDVVLGVSLASLCNYANNLANTPINPELQPYA
- a CDS encoding alanine/glycine:cation symporter family protein, which encodes MLELLKALDAFVWGPPLLILLVGTGIYLTIRLGLLQVARLPKAFQLIFTKDKGHGDVSSFAALCTALAATVGTGNIIGVATAIKVGGPGALFWMWMAAFFGMATKYAEGLLAIKYRTKDANGAVAGGPMHYILLGMGEKWRPLAIFFALAGVLVALLGIGTFTQVNSITESIQNTAQVDPAITALILSIFVGIAVFGGLKSISKVSTAVVPFMAIVYILGTLTVILFNIEKVPATLALIFTSAFSPAAAVGGFAGASIRMAIQNGVARGVFSNESGLGSAPIAAAAAKTNEPVEQGLISMTGTFIDTLIICTLTGMTILVTGVWSGDLNGVALTQSAFSTVFSHFGPALLTIFLVLFAFTTILGWNYYGERCFEFLFGVRYIWIYRIVFVSMVLLGGFIELDRVWIIADIVNALMALPNLIALLVLSPVVIAETKKYFKH